One Methylocaldum marinum DNA window includes the following coding sequences:
- a CDS encoding ClpXP protease specificity-enhancing factor: protein MTSLKPYLVRAIYDWIVDNQFTPYLLVDAEAQGVVVPRQYVQDGKIVLNLRPQAVHGLSLGNDEVEFGARFGGTPMQITVPMRAVLAIYAQENGKGMIFDDEGEDETPPPTESAPKGGAGAKKRPTLKVVK, encoded by the coding sequence ATGACTTCACTCAAACCGTATCTGGTACGGGCTATATACGACTGGATAGTCGATAACCAATTCACGCCCTATCTGCTCGTCGATGCCGAAGCACAGGGCGTTGTCGTGCCGAGACAGTATGTTCAGGACGGAAAGATCGTGCTGAATTTACGGCCGCAAGCCGTGCACGGCCTGTCGTTGGGTAACGACGAGGTCGAATTCGGCGCCCGTTTCGGCGGTACGCCGATGCAGATAACCGTGCCCATGCGCGCGGTACTTGCCATTTATGCGCAGGAAAACGGAAAGGGAATGATTTTCGACGACGAGGGAGAGGATGAGACGCCGCCGCCTACCGAGAGTGCGCCCAAGGGAGGGGCGGGCGCGAAGAAAAGGCCGACGCTCAAGGTGGTCAAATAG